The following are encoded in a window of Solidesulfovibrio magneticus RS-1 genomic DNA:
- a CDS encoding NAD-dependent epimerase codes for MNILVTGAAGFIGFHLCRRFLSMGFHVTGLDNLNPYYSVALKKERIALLSADAKFRFVKEDMGDRASMDRLFDAGGFNYVVNLAAQAGVRHSLKCPEDYINANIIGYFNILENCRQHKVDHFVFASSSSVYGLNTKMPFSVHDNVDHPISLYAASKKSNELMAHSYSYLFGLPCTGLRFFTVYGPWGRPDMALFLFTKAIIEGNPIQVFNHGQMERDFTYIDDIVEGVVRVTQNIPKPNPDWNPASPDPSSSVSPYKLYNIGNNNSVTLLQFIEAIEEALGKEAIKEFLPLQPGDVPATCADIDDLIKDVGFKPATNIKTGIANFIAWYRDYYGQ; via the coding sequence ATGAATATCCTTGTCACCGGCGCGGCCGGCTTCATCGGCTTCCATCTGTGTCGCCGTTTTCTGTCCATGGGTTTTCACGTCACCGGACTGGACAACCTCAATCCGTACTATTCCGTTGCCCTGAAAAAAGAGCGCATCGCCCTGCTCTCGGCAGACGCCAAATTCCGTTTCGTCAAGGAAGATATGGGCGACCGGGCGTCCATGGATCGCCTGTTCGACGCCGGCGGCTTCAATTACGTGGTCAACCTGGCCGCCCAGGCCGGGGTACGGCACAGCCTGAAGTGCCCGGAAGACTACATCAACGCGAATATCATCGGCTATTTCAATATCTTAGAAAATTGCCGCCAGCACAAGGTCGACCATTTCGTCTTTGCCTCGTCGAGCTCGGTCTACGGCCTCAACACCAAGATGCCGTTTTCCGTGCATGACAACGTGGACCATCCCATCAGCTTGTACGCGGCTTCCAAGAAGTCCAACGAGCTCATGGCCCACAGCTACAGCTATCTTTTCGGCCTTCCCTGCACGGGTCTGCGCTTTTTCACCGTCTACGGCCCCTGGGGCCGGCCGGACATGGCCCTGTTCCTTTTTACCAAGGCCATCATCGAAGGCAATCCCATTCAGGTTTTCAACCACGGCCAGATGGAACGCGACTTCACCTACATCGACGACATTGTCGAAGGCGTGGTGCGGGTGACGCAAAACATTCCCAAGCCCAATCCGGACTGGAATCCGGCCTCGCCCGATCCCAGTTCCAGTGTTTCGCCGTACAAGCTCTACAACATCGGCAATAACAACAGCGTCACCTTGCTGCAGTTCATCGAAGCCATTGAAGAGGCCTTGGGCAAGGAAGCGATCAAGGAATTCCTGCCCCTGCAGCCCGGCGACGTCCCGGCCACCTGCGCCGACATCGACGACCTCATCAAGGACGTGGGCTTCAAGCCGGCCACCAACATCAAGACCGGCATCGCCAATTTCATTGCCTGGTATCGTGACTATTACGGGCAATGA
- a CDS encoding GAK system XXXCH domain-containing protein, with protein sequence MEFKTTKRDLEAVFAKIQSQVEDATLPDEESVNRLARLARKMHQLADEDWMDEAEDFSHLAGQLLNAVKKGDVEGCVMLVESLDDAQSFCHRTFRD encoded by the coding sequence ATGGAATTCAAGACCACGAAACGTGATCTCGAAGCTGTATTCGCCAAAATACAGAGCCAGGTCGAAGACGCGACGTTGCCTGATGAAGAATCGGTCAATCGCCTTGCCCGCCTCGCCCGCAAGATGCATCAGCTTGCCGACGAAGACTGGATGGACGAAGCCGAGGATTTTTCCCACCTCGCCGGGCAGCTGCTCAACGCGGTCAAGAAAGGCGATGTCGAAGGCTGCGTCATGCTCGTCGAATCCCTCGACGACGCCCAGTCCTTTTGCCATCGCACCTTCCGCGATTAG
- a CDS encoding ParA family protein, with product MARVIVIANQKGGVGKTTTAVNLAASLAVMEKKVLLIDCDPQANASSGLSIYQDQISENLYSVLFDPENARKAFVGTELPFLTVLPSAPDLVAADIELVDKPGREFYMRRLVEAVQDEFDYILLDCPPSLGLVTLNALCAATEMLVPLQCEYYALEGIAQLLRTYDQVRKRLNPRLRLLGVVLTMYDGRNKLNRHVKREVWKCFPKLYFQTLIPRNIRLSEAPSYGKPALTHDVKSRGAEAYISLAQEVVRRQTAA from the coding sequence ATGGCTCGTGTCATCGTGATCGCCAACCAGAAAGGCGGTGTGGGCAAAACCACCACGGCCGTCAATCTGGCCGCCTCCCTGGCGGTGATGGAAAAAAAAGTCCTGCTCATCGACTGCGACCCCCAGGCCAACGCCAGCAGCGGACTGTCCATCTACCAAGACCAGATCAGCGAAAATCTCTACTCCGTCCTGTTCGATCCGGAAAACGCCCGCAAGGCCTTTGTCGGCACCGAACTGCCCTTCCTCACCGTGCTGCCCTCGGCCCCGGATCTGGTGGCCGCTGACATCGAACTGGTGGACAAGCCCGGCCGCGAATTCTACATGCGCCGGCTGGTCGAAGCCGTGCAGGACGAGTTTGACTACATCCTGCTGGATTGCCCGCCGTCCCTGGGGCTGGTGACCCTCAACGCCCTGTGCGCGGCCACGGAAATGCTCGTGCCGCTGCAGTGCGAATACTACGCCCTGGAAGGCATCGCCCAGTTGCTGCGCACCTACGATCAGGTCCGCAAACGCCTCAATCCGCGCCTGCGCCTGCTCGGCGTGGTGCTTACCATGTACGACGGCCGCAACAAGCTCAATCGCCACGTCAAGCGCGAGGTCTGGAAATGCTTTCCCAAGCTCTATTTTCAGACGCTTATTCCGCGCAACATCCGCCTGTCCGAAGCCCCCAGCTACGGCAAACCGGCGCTGACCCACGACGTCAAGTCGCGCGGGGCCGAAGCCTACATCAGCCTGGCCCAGGAAGTGGTCCGGCGACAGACCGCTGCCTAG
- a CDS encoding ParB/RepB/Spo0J family partition protein, with amino-acid sequence MAQAQKGLGRGLEALLGGFGEADASPSEVRLLPLDDIRANPEQPRRTFSEESLAELAASIREQGLLQPVLVRPVPGHGRHSHEIVAGERRWRAARQAGLTEIPALVREVDDETGFALALVENLQREDLNPMEEAAGYQLLVSRYGLSQEAVAAKVGKSRSAVANSLRLTTLDEAVRADLAAGKLTAGHARALLSLPEGELRDALWRRVVDNGISVREAEAAATYAKTHGHLPEAGAMADAPRKRGPKPVPDARLKGLEAVLTERAGVLVKTTGSADHGRLTFHFSSRRELEGLLERFALSPAALGEDA; translated from the coding sequence ATGGCGCAAGCCCAAAAAGGTTTGGGACGCGGACTCGAAGCCCTGCTTGGCGGGTTTGGCGAAGCCGACGCCTCGCCAAGCGAAGTGCGATTGCTCCCCCTGGACGACATTCGGGCCAACCCCGAGCAGCCCCGGCGTACCTTCAGCGAGGAGTCCCTGGCCGAACTGGCCGCGTCCATCCGCGAACAGGGTCTGCTCCAGCCCGTGCTGGTGCGCCCCGTGCCCGGCCATGGCCGCCACAGCCACGAGATCGTGGCCGGCGAACGCCGCTGGCGGGCCGCCCGGCAGGCCGGCTTGACCGAAATTCCCGCCCTGGTGCGCGAGGTGGACGACGAGACCGGCTTTGCCCTGGCCTTGGTCGAAAACCTCCAGCGCGAAGATTTAAATCCCATGGAAGAGGCCGCCGGCTACCAGCTGCTCGTCAGCCGCTATGGCCTCAGCCAGGAGGCCGTGGCCGCCAAGGTTGGCAAGAGCCGTTCGGCCGTGGCCAACAGCCTGCGACTGACCACCCTGGACGAGGCCGTGCGGGCCGATCTGGCCGCCGGCAAGCTCACCGCCGGCCATGCCCGGGCGCTGCTGTCCCTGCCCGAGGGGGAATTGCGTGACGCCTTGTGGCGGCGGGTGGTGGACAACGGCATCAGCGTGCGCGAGGCCGAGGCCGCGGCGACCTACGCCAAGACCCACGGCCATCTGCCCGAAGCCGGGGCCATGGCTGATGCCCCGCGCAAACGCGGCCCCAAGCCGGTCCCGGACGCGCGCCTCAAGGGCCTGGAAGCCGTGCTCACCGAACGAGCCGGGGTGCTGGTCAAAACCACCGGCTCGGCCGATCACGGCCGCCTCACCTTCCATTTCAGTTCGCGCCGTGAGCTCGAAGGGCTGCTGGAACGCTTTGCGCTCTCTCCCGCTGCCCTGGGAGAAGACGCGTGA
- a CDS encoding bifunctional heptose 7-phosphate kinase/heptose 1-phosphate adenyltransferase → MNPAPGLLPDLARLAAALDAMAGKAVLVLGDAMLDHYLLGEVGRISPEAPVPVVKVARERHLAGGAGNVARNIAALGAKPLLVSATGDDDAGRMLGTLLERDGVESLLVRDRSRPTTIKTRIIAQNQQVVRVDRESDAPLADKARQGLMAALPALVAKADVVIVSDYAKGVVGPDLMAALRAAVAACDRRPMILVDPKPANLACYTGVDLLTPNLKETLEMAGSAAVSRETGPRRVLRAGLALFKTVRCRHLCVTLGPDGIALFRTPSDVAHIPTAARRVYDVTGAGDSVMAALACGLAAGLDLLDACMLSNYCAGIAVSQVGAAAVSRDELAAALAEAAVPEVERWL, encoded by the coding sequence GTGAATCCGGCCCCGGGGCTGCTCCCCGATCTTGCCCGGCTGGCCGCCGCCTTGGACGCCATGGCCGGCAAGGCCGTGCTGGTTCTGGGCGATGCCATGCTCGACCATTATCTCCTGGGCGAGGTGGGCCGCATTTCTCCGGAAGCGCCGGTGCCCGTGGTCAAGGTGGCCCGGGAGCGCCATCTGGCCGGCGGGGCCGGCAACGTGGCCCGCAACATCGCCGCTCTGGGGGCCAAGCCCCTGCTCGTCTCGGCCACGGGCGACGACGACGCCGGCCGGATGCTCGGCACGCTCCTGGAACGCGACGGCGTCGAGAGCCTGCTCGTGCGCGACCGCAGCCGGCCGACCACGATAAAAACCCGTATCATCGCCCAGAACCAGCAGGTGGTGCGGGTGGACCGCGAATCCGACGCGCCTCTGGCCGACAAGGCCCGCCAAGGGCTCATGGCCGCCCTGCCTGCGCTGGTGGCCAAGGCCGACGTGGTCATCGTCTCGGACTACGCCAAGGGCGTTGTCGGCCCGGACCTCATGGCCGCCCTGCGCGCCGCCGTGGCCGCCTGCGACCGACGGCCCATGATCCTGGTCGATCCCAAGCCGGCCAACCTGGCCTGCTACACCGGAGTCGATCTGCTCACGCCCAATCTCAAGGAAACCCTGGAAATGGCCGGTTCCGCCGCCGTGTCCCGGGAAACCGGCCCGCGCCGGGTGCTGCGGGCCGGCTTGGCCCTTTTCAAAACCGTGCGCTGCCGCCATCTGTGCGTGACCCTTGGCCCGGACGGCATCGCCCTTTTCCGCACGCCTTCGGATGTGGCCCACATCCCCACTGCTGCCCGGCGCGTCTACGACGTCACCGGCGCGGGCGATTCGGTCATGGCCGCCCTGGCCTGCGGCCTGGCCGCCGGGCTTGACCTTTTGGACGCTTGCATGCTCTCCAATTATTGCGCCGGCATTGCCGTGTCCCAGGTGGGCGCGGCCGCCGTTTCCCGCGACGAACTGGCCGCCGCCCTGGCCGAGGCGGCCGTCCCGGAGGTCGAGCGCTGGCTATAA
- a CDS encoding STAS domain-containing protein, whose translation MPTASSANPAWTLAKGDTPADIVLSGEIDFTATPAVRDRLLAAIEDGPPEIVLHLAGLDYVDSSGLALFIEAKKRLAEAGRTIRIADISPQVAKIFHLTQLGELFGLPE comes from the coding sequence ATGCCTACCGCTTCTTCCGCCAACCCTGCCTGGACGCTGGCAAAAGGCGACACGCCCGCCGACATCGTTTTGTCCGGCGAGATCGATTTCACCGCCACTCCGGCCGTTCGGGACCGGCTGCTTGCGGCCATTGAGGACGGCCCGCCCGAGATCGTGCTGCATCTGGCCGGCCTGGACTATGTCGACAGCTCGGGTCTGGCCCTTTTTATCGAGGCCAAAAAACGCCTGGCCGAGGCCGGGCGCACCATCCGCATCGCCGACATCTCACCCCAGGTGGCCAAGATCTTTCACCTCACCCAGCTCGGCGAGCTGTTCGGGCTGCCCGAATAG
- a CDS encoding ABC transporter permease, whose protein sequence is MARKQDDLGVLVGLAVDLMRCAGRALRPWRPEKPYLRARTISHLAWVGADSLAIVSVIAACVGIILSLQAAIQLEKVGAMSYVANLVGFSLVTELGPLLTCLILSGRAGAAFTAEIATMRISEEIDALAVMGIDPVRFLVWPKFVAMAVMAPLLTLWADAVGITAGGIFSSLALGLSGKVYFNQIAYFLGFKDLLSGLVKSAGFGVAITVISCWQGFLAREGAADVGRRTTAAVVQSIFVMILLDLFFTALNYIFR, encoded by the coding sequence ATGGCCAGGAAGCAGGATGATCTCGGCGTGCTGGTCGGCCTGGCCGTGGACCTCATGCGCTGCGCCGGCCGGGCGCTTCGCCCCTGGCGACCGGAAAAGCCCTATCTGCGCGCCCGCACCATCAGCCACCTGGCCTGGGTCGGGGCTGATTCCCTGGCCATCGTCAGCGTCATTGCCGCCTGCGTCGGCATCATCCTGTCCCTGCAAGCCGCCATTCAGCTCGAAAAAGTCGGGGCCATGAGCTATGTGGCCAATCTGGTGGGCTTTTCCCTGGTCACCGAACTGGGGCCGCTTTTGACCTGCCTCATCCTCTCGGGCCGGGCCGGCGCGGCTTTTACCGCCGAAATCGCCACCATGCGCATCAGCGAGGAGATCGACGCCCTGGCGGTGATGGGCATCGATCCGGTGCGCTTTCTGGTCTGGCCCAAGTTCGTGGCCATGGCCGTCATGGCCCCCCTGCTCACGCTTTGGGCCGACGCCGTGGGCATTACTGCCGGCGGCATTTTCTCCTCCCTGGCCCTGGGCCTGTCCGGCAAGGTCTATTTCAACCAGATCGCGTATTTCCTGGGCTTCAAGGATCTGCTGTCGGGTCTGGTCAAGAGCGCCGGCTTTGGCGTGGCCATCACGGTCATTTCCTGCTGGCAGGGCTTTCTGGCCCGGGAAGGCGCGGCCGACGTGGGCCGGCGCACCACCGCCGCCGTGGTCCAGTCGATTTTCGTCATGATCCTTTTGGATTTGTTTTTTACCGCCCTCAATTATATCTTCCGGTAA
- a CDS encoding ABC transporter ATP-binding protein, with protein sequence MSGRLESPDIALSDVSVGYGERTVLAGVTTVLPGGKVSVILGGSGCGKSTLLRNIIGLVPIQGGRIVLGGHDMAEIAEAERLNVRRRMGVLFQDGALLGSLRLGENIALPLREHTELTDSLIEEIVRLKLKLVGLADFMDYFPSELSGGMRKRAGLARAMALDPAVLLCDEPTSGLDPITAADMDQLILELRATFDMTIVVVTHDLESLYAIADHVVVLSAGRMLFEGPLSKLAASDDPFIHQFLARQPSRESRILGGTWTSMVDSRRVSATGRG encoded by the coding sequence GTGTCCGGCCGCCTGGAATCCCCCGACATCGCCCTGTCCGACGTCAGCGTCGGCTACGGCGAACGCACCGTGCTTGCCGGCGTCACCACTGTGCTGCCCGGCGGCAAGGTCAGCGTCATCCTGGGCGGATCGGGCTGCGGCAAATCGACGCTGCTGCGCAACATCATCGGCCTTGTCCCCATCCAGGGCGGCCGCATCGTCCTTGGCGGCCACGACATGGCCGAAATCGCTGAAGCCGAGCGGCTAAACGTGCGCCGCCGCATGGGCGTGCTGTTTCAGGACGGGGCGCTGCTGGGGTCCCTGCGCCTGGGCGAGAACATTGCCCTGCCCTTACGGGAACACACGGAACTGACGGATTCGCTCATCGAAGAGATCGTGCGCTTAAAGCTCAAGCTGGTGGGGCTGGCCGACTTCATGGACTATTTCCCCAGCGAACTCTCGGGCGGCATGCGCAAGCGGGCCGGACTGGCCCGGGCCATGGCCCTGGACCCGGCCGTGCTCTTGTGCGACGAGCCGACCTCGGGCCTGGACCCCATCACCGCTGCCGACATGGACCAGCTGATCCTGGAGCTGCGCGCCACCTTCGACATGACCATCGTGGTGGTCACCCACGACCTGGAAAGCCTCTACGCCATCGCCGACCACGTGGTGGTCTTAAGCGCCGGCCGGATGCTCTTCGAGGGGCCGCTCTCCAAGCTGGCCGCCAGCGACGATCCGTTCATCCACCAGTTTCTGGCCCGCCAGCCCAGCCGGGAAAGCCGCATCCTCGGCGGAACCTGGACGTCCATGGTCGACAGCCGGCGCGTAAGCGCCACGGGGAGGGGCTGA
- a CDS encoding MlaD family protein: MLTAKASRSDYLKAAGALALGLVILGGFMVVLGGNWFWVKYDHYLIRFTAIKDLSRGRPVKYAGLDVGRVEDITLDVNDPRYIGVTVAIHQGFPLFGGTVARIAQKGLVGDYYVLLELRGQPGEKIVPGAAIPAITTMDVQELAAKAGEMLDDIRPKINEIAENISLLFTPENTESLKKALEGTPRLVEDLRLAANDFRRNWEALSAKGGKAAETLDASLKRMDKVVTTVEGELTKTLATFRTQAEHVGGLTSDVRQGFNYDQEQLEEILRNLNRTSREVRELASRLRERPWELLRPPSGPAR; this comes from the coding sequence ATGCTGACGGCCAAGGCCAGCCGTTCGGACTATCTCAAGGCGGCCGGGGCGCTGGCCCTGGGGCTGGTCATTCTCGGCGGCTTCATGGTGGTGCTGGGCGGCAACTGGTTCTGGGTGAAGTACGACCACTACCTGATCCGTTTCACGGCCATCAAGGATTTGAGCCGGGGCCGGCCGGTCAAGTACGCCGGCCTGGACGTGGGCCGGGTCGAGGACATCACCCTGGATGTCAACGATCCCCGCTATATCGGCGTCACCGTGGCGATTCACCAAGGATTTCCGCTTTTTGGCGGGACCGTGGCCCGTATCGCCCAGAAAGGGCTGGTGGGCGACTACTACGTGCTGCTGGAACTGCGCGGCCAGCCCGGGGAGAAGATTGTCCCAGGCGCGGCCATTCCGGCCATCACCACCATGGACGTGCAGGAGTTGGCGGCTAAGGCTGGCGAGATGCTCGACGACATCCGCCCGAAAATAAACGAAATCGCTGAGAACATCAGTCTGCTCTTTACGCCCGAGAACACCGAATCCCTGAAAAAAGCCCTGGAAGGCACGCCCCGGTTGGTGGAAGACCTGCGCCTGGCGGCCAACGACTTTCGCCGCAACTGGGAAGCGCTCTCGGCCAAGGGCGGCAAGGCGGCCGAGACCCTGGACGCGTCGCTTAAGCGCATGGACAAGGTCGTAACCACCGTGGAAGGCGAGTTGACCAAGACCCTGGCCACCTTTCGGACCCAGGCCGAGCACGTCGGCGGGCTGACCAGCGACGTGCGCCAGGGATTTAACTACGATCAGGAACAGCTCGAAGAAATTTTGCGCAACCTCAACCGGACGAGCCGCGAGGTCCGGGAGCTGGCTTCCCGTTTGCGGGAGCGGCCCTGGGAACTCTTGCGGCCGCCATCAGGACCAGCTCGATGA
- a CDS encoding ABC-type transport auxiliary lipoprotein family protein, translated as MKCLSLLGRVALTGLLAVSLAGCFGKPPPEQRYLRVALGETPCPGSASQQHRLPIAFKPLKTMENLDRTSVMTAQNNVLTASLQYYWEGAPQDVVGAALRQGLECQSSAVTPVDYQPRVDRSAVLSGELTAFNVDYTDGGRFVVSLRLDLWSKDMGTRLSSGEFNAYAPLTDFKGSTIAAAASDALGRVVPKVVVWMDQGLPKLEKAVERQ; from the coding sequence ATGAAATGCCTTTCCCTTCTCGGACGTGTGGCCCTGACCGGGCTTTTGGCCGTGTCCCTGGCCGGCTGCTTCGGCAAGCCGCCGCCCGAACAGCGCTATCTGCGCGTGGCCCTGGGCGAAACCCCCTGCCCGGGTTCGGCCAGCCAGCAACACCGGCTGCCCATCGCCTTCAAGCCGCTGAAGACCATGGAAAACCTTGACCGCACATCGGTCATGACGGCCCAGAACAACGTGCTGACCGCCAGCCTGCAGTATTACTGGGAAGGGGCGCCCCAGGACGTTGTCGGCGCCGCCCTGCGCCAGGGACTGGAGTGCCAGTCCTCGGCCGTGACCCCCGTGGACTATCAGCCCCGTGTGGACCGCTCGGCCGTGCTGTCCGGCGAACTCACCGCCTTCAACGTCGACTATACCGACGGTGGCCGGTTCGTGGTGTCCCTGCGGCTCGACCTGTGGAGCAAGGACATGGGCACGCGGTTGTCTTCGGGCGAATTCAACGCCTACGCGCCGCTGACCGACTTCAAGGGATCGACCATCGCCGCCGCCGCGTCCGACGCCCTGGGCCGGGTCGTGCCCAAGGTGGTGGTCTGGATGGATCAGGGGTTGCCCAAGCTCGAGAAGGCCGTGGAGCGGCAATAG
- a CDS encoding TetR/AcrR family transcriptional regulator produces MAQDDYHHGNLRQALLDAGEKLLETEGVAGLSMRALARATGVSHAAPYRHFADKADLLAALAARGFARLAETLVAVAAAHGHDPQREYLVACRRYMELGMDAPAMYRLMFGQQQPGVGDQPELAQAGQAAYEALLGAMARGRAAGTLGEVDDEAKATAVWSMVHGVTELAISGRLEPCAGDRLEILALGEQMCSLLLSGLAARERAT; encoded by the coding sequence ATGGCCCAAGACGACTATCATCATGGAAATTTGCGCCAGGCGCTTTTGGATGCCGGGGAAAAACTGCTGGAGACCGAGGGCGTGGCCGGGCTTAGCATGCGCGCCCTGGCCCGGGCCACCGGGGTGAGCCACGCCGCGCCGTACCGGCATTTCGCCGACAAGGCCGATCTCTTGGCCGCCCTGGCGGCGCGTGGCTTCGCCCGGTTGGCCGAGACCCTTGTCGCCGTGGCCGCCGCCCATGGGCACGATCCGCAACGGGAATATCTGGTCGCCTGTCGGCGCTATATGGAACTGGGCATGGATGCGCCGGCCATGTACCGGCTGATGTTTGGCCAGCAGCAACCAGGCGTCGGCGATCAGCCGGAACTGGCCCAGGCCGGACAAGCCGCCTATGAGGCCTTGCTTGGGGCCATGGCCCGGGGCAGGGCGGCGGGAACCCTTGGTGAGGTGGATGACGAAGCCAAGGCCACGGCCGTGTGGTCCATGGTCCACGGGGTCACGGAGCTGGCCATCAGCGGGCGTCTGGAGCCTTGCGCCGGGGATCGGCTGGAGATTTTGGCCCTGGGCGAGCAGATGTGTTCGCTGCTGCTTTCCGGTCTGGCTGCGCGGGAGCGCGCGACCTGA
- a CDS encoding NAD(P)H-dependent oxidoreductase → MAENWLVLDALGAAGEVGEALRKAVQGEAASRGVSCRFVSIPSSGLPSCRGCFSCWTKTPGQCCMADDGLGLSAAIAGSTSLVLLTPVVLGGHAPGLRLAMERAVLPNLLPYFSKVDGRSRHPNRYPAVPALYGIGLTVERDPESAQLFCSLVARNAANMRSPRHGAGVACRADGEAGAAAVVRSVLSDAVQPDARPRLIVALVGSPKPRGGVSATLANHVQDWLTRHGAVVRPFSLAAARQDEEAFVALAEALGEADAAYLSFPVYADAIPGAAVEVLERLCAYRREIAPDRPQAFFAVANCGFPEPVNCDAPLAMCRLFARQAGFAWLGGVGVGGGGMYEGRPLSSFGFLSTTARRALEAKAALLLSPPPPDLAQTGDILVPCPLPDRVYQWMADRGWQKALAGKDAVRDALARPYAVPGASS, encoded by the coding sequence ATGGCCGAAAACTGGCTGGTGCTCGATGCCCTGGGCGCGGCGGGCGAAGTCGGCGAGGCGCTGCGTAAGGCTGTGCAAGGCGAAGCGGCGTCCAGGGGCGTGTCGTGTCGGTTCGTGTCCATCCCGTCGTCAGGCTTGCCGTCGTGCCGGGGTTGTTTTTCCTGTTGGACCAAAACGCCGGGCCAGTGCTGTATGGCCGACGACGGTCTGGGTTTGTCGGCGGCCATTGCTGGCAGCACGTCGCTCGTCCTGCTGACGCCTGTGGTTTTGGGTGGCCATGCGCCGGGGTTGCGGCTGGCCATGGAACGGGCGGTGCTGCCCAATTTGCTGCCTTACTTCTCCAAGGTCGACGGGCGCTCGCGCCATCCCAACCGCTATCCGGCCGTGCCGGCCCTGTACGGCATAGGCCTGACCGTCGAACGCGACCCGGAATCGGCGCAGCTCTTTTGTAGCCTTGTGGCCCGCAACGCGGCCAACATGCGTTCGCCCAGGCACGGGGCGGGTGTGGCATGCCGTGCTGACGGCGAGGCCGGGGCCGCTGCCGTGGTCCGGTCGGTGTTGAGCGATGCTGTACAGCCCGACGCCCGGCCGCGTTTAATCGTGGCGTTGGTTGGTTCGCCCAAGCCGCGCGGCGGGGTCTCGGCGACGCTGGCAAACCATGTGCAGGATTGGCTGACGAGGCATGGGGCGGTGGTGCGGCCGTTTTCCTTGGCGGCCGCCCGGCAGGATGAAGAGGCGTTCGTGGCCCTGGCCGAGGCGCTGGGCGAGGCCGACGCCGCGTATCTGTCGTTTCCGGTCTATGCCGACGCCATCCCCGGCGCGGCAGTGGAGGTACTGGAACGCCTTTGCGCCTATCGCCGCGAGATCGCGCCGGATCGGCCGCAAGCATTTTTCGCCGTGGCCAATTGCGGGTTTCCCGAGCCGGTCAACTGCGACGCGCCGTTGGCCATGTGTCGGTTGTTCGCCCGGCAGGCGGGTTTTGCCTGGCTTGGCGGCGTGGGCGTGGGCGGCGGCGGCATGTACGAGGGCCGGCCGCTTTCGTCTTTTGGCTTCCTGAGCACGACCGCGCGGCGTGCCCTGGAGGCCAAGGCGGCGCTGCTCTTGTCGCCGCCGCCGCCGGATCTGGCCCAGACCGGCGACATTCTGGTCCCCTGCCCCCTGCCGGACCGGGTCTACCAATGGATGGCCGACCGGGGCTGGCAAAAGGCGCTTGCCGGCAAGGACGCCGTCAGGGACGCCCTGGCCCGGCCCTATGCCGTGCCCGGCGCTTCGTCGTAA
- a CDS encoding glycosyltransferase, whose product MRIVTLHHMGFAAILRKLGHDVLTISGTASADVRLTEPLTASKFLKVLAARGFKPDLVLWYDACQPPWVFGFERLPSVVIGYSVDQYMHPWHVPYSAAFDAVLVAQKDYLPLFTNAATGRPAQWLPLFCDPAKDIDSGGERDIPVSFVGTLGGAANPGRKPFLDAFKAAAPLFCKQGAYAPIFGRSRIVLNQSAAGELNFRLFEAMACGAAVLTEETGNGLTELFTPGTDVLTYPRGNAVQAAATANAALADPAALAALAAAGKRQVLANHTLVQRARHILALAEELAAAGAPARRLAAISAVDRELRKAYAMLATDEHLPLPLEVREMFLRMAGGLP is encoded by the coding sequence ATGCGCATCGTCACCCTGCACCACATGGGCTTTGCCGCCATCTTGCGCAAGCTCGGCCACGACGTGCTGACCATAAGCGGCACGGCAAGCGCCGACGTGCGCCTGACCGAACCGCTCACCGCCTCGAAATTCCTGAAAGTCCTGGCTGCGCGAGGCTTCAAGCCCGATCTCGTGCTGTGGTACGACGCCTGCCAGCCGCCCTGGGTGTTCGGCTTCGAGCGCCTGCCCTCGGTGGTCATCGGCTATTCCGTGGACCAGTACATGCACCCCTGGCACGTGCCCTACAGCGCCGCCTTCGACGCCGTGCTGGTGGCCCAGAAGGATTATCTGCCGCTGTTCACCAACGCGGCGACCGGCCGGCCGGCCCAGTGGCTGCCGCTTTTCTGCGATCCGGCCAAGGACATCGACTCGGGAGGCGAGCGCGACATCCCGGTGTCGTTTGTCGGCACCCTCGGCGGCGCGGCCAACCCTGGGCGCAAGCCGTTTCTCGACGCCTTCAAGGCCGCCGCGCCGCTTTTTTGCAAGCAGGGTGCGTACGCTCCCATCTTCGGGCGCAGCCGGATCGTGCTCAACCAAAGCGCGGCCGGCGAGCTCAATTTCCGCCTGTTCGAGGCCATGGCCTGCGGCGCGGCCGTGCTCACCGAGGAAACCGGCAACGGCCTGACTGAACTCTTCACCCCCGGCACCGACGTCCTGACCTACCCCCGTGGCAACGCCGTCCAGGCCGCCGCCACGGCCAATGCCGCCCTGGCCGACCCGGCCGCCTTGGCCGCCCTGGCCGCTGCCGGCAAACGCCAGGTGCTGGCCAACCACACCCTGGTGCAACGCGCCCGGCACATCCTCGCCCTGGCCGAGGAACTGGCCGCCGCCGGCGCGCCGGCCAGACGGCTGGCCGCCATAAGCGCCGTGGACCGTGAACTGCGCAAAGCCTACGCCATGCTCGCCACCGACGAACATCTGCCGCTGCCGCTGGAGGTGCGGGAGATGTTTCTGAGGATGGCGGGGGGATTGCCGTAG